In Haliscomenobacter hydrossis DSM 1100, the DNA window AGGCCAAATTGCTGCCCGCCAATGTGGGTTGGCCATGCTTGCCTCGTTAAAAAAACACCTCGGAGACCTTGACCGCATCACCAGGGTAGTCAAACTACTCGGTATGGTCAACAGTACCCCCAATTATACCCAGCATCCCGTGGTCATCAATGGCTGTAGTACCTTATTCGTCGACCTCTGGGGCGATGAAAATGGCAAAGGGGTCCGCAGCGCCGTGGGCATGGGCTCTTTGCCGGGGAATGTGGCCGTAGAAATCGAAGGAATCTTTGAAATAAGTTGAAAAGTTGAAATGTTTATAGTTGAAAAGTTGTCGGTAGCCCTTGAGGTTATCGATAAACTTAAAGCCTAAAACTTAAAATCATGGAACCCAACAACCT includes these proteins:
- a CDS encoding RidA family protein, with the protein product MESTQIEKKLEAMGLTLPTLPGSKGIYKSCLTVGNLVYVSGHVSVQTDGSFIAGKLGQDLDETEGQIAARQCGLAMLASLKKHLGDLDRITRVVKLLGMVNSTPNYTQHPVVINGCSTLFVDLWGDENGKGVRSAVGMGSLPGNVAVEIEGIFEIS